The genomic region CTCGCCGGAATTCGCACCCGCCCGGCCACCGGCGGCTCCCCGGCAACGTCGTCCCCCAGCACGGCGAACGGCACCCGCACCCCACAACCCACCAGCCGCAGGTCCGCGACCACCCGCTCACCCGGACACACCACCGGAGCAGCAACCAACCCGCCCCCGCTTCCGTGCACCGGCGTTGCCGCTTCGACCGGCTGCGCCCCTCGGATCGGCGTTGCCGCCGGGGTCGCGTGGACCGGCGTTGCCGCCGGGGTCGGCTGGGTTGCGTGGACCGGTGTTGCTGCCGGGGTCGGCTGGGTTGCGTGGACCGGTGTTGCCCCCGGGGTCGGCTGGGTCGCGTGGACCGGCGTTGCCGCCGGGGTCGGCTCGGTCGAGTGGACCGGCGCCGCCTCGGTTCGCCGCGCCGCCTCGGCCGGCGGTAGCGGCTGCGCCGGCTTCGGTGGCACGGCGGGTGGTACCCGGTCCGCGGGCAGCGGTGTGGGTTTCAGGTGTTCCAGCACGACAGCCCCCCAGCTGTGAAACCGGCCCCTGGCGATCGTCGCCCGGTCGGCCGTCCCCGTGACATCCCCCTGGTGACGCTCGGTCACCCGGCCCCAGTCTCACCCATTCTCCGCCCGCGCGCCAGCAACTGGCGTTCCGGCGCCGCGACCGGCTATTTTTCTCCCGACTGTCCGTTTCCGACCGATTACCGGCTGTGCGGGCGCGGCGAATTGACACCCTCGTCGAGCGCCCTGCAAACTGCCCGACGGTGGGGCTGCACAGCTGCCATGCAGCAGCTAAAGATGAGGGGCCGGTGTGAGCGGAGCGAAGCGCGTGCCCGCGTCGCCCCACGACGTCAGCCCGCCGGAGGACCCGGCCGTCGGCACCCCCGCCCGGACGCCGACCGCCCTGCGGCTCCCGGCCGCCGATCCCGTCGCGGGCGACCTCGACCTCGGACCGCTCTGGGTGGTCCCGCACGAGGTGCCGGCGATCGTGCCCCGGCCGTCACGCTCGACCGAGCCGCGCTGGGTCGCGGTCTACCGCTTCGCCGCGCTCGGCGGCGATCTGCTGGCCGCGGTGATCGGCGTCTCGGTCGCCCTGCTCACCCGCTTCGGCTACCACGTCGGCAGCGGCTACCTGGTGATCAGCAGCCTGCTGCCGCTGGCTTGGGTGATCGGCGTCGCCTTGGCGAAGGGCTACGACGCCCGGTACTTCGCCGCCGGCCCGGAGGAACTGCGCTCGCTGCTGCGAGCCGGTGTCGGGCTGACCGCGGCGATCGCGATCGCGTCGTACGCGACCCGCAGCGAGATCGCCCGCGGTTTCGTCGTCCTGGCGATCCCCGTCACTGTGCTGGCCGCGCTCGTGCTGCGGTACGCGCTGCGCAAGGACCTGCACCGGCACCGGCTGCGCGGCCGCTGCATGCACCGGGTCCTGGTGGTCGGCCGGGCCGGACCGGCCGCGACGCTGTGTGAGCACCTGGAGAGCCGCCGCTCGGACGGCTTCCGCGTGGTGGCGACCTGCCGCCCCCGCGGCGACGTGCGGTCCGGGGTCACCGACGAGCTCGACGCGTCGGACATCCTCGCGGCGGTGGACCGGCACGCGGTGGACGTCGTCGCGGTGGCGACCGATCCGGAGCTCGCGGGTCAGTCGCTGCGCCGGTTGTCCTGGGCCCTGGAGCAGCGTGGCGTCGAGCTGATCGTTTCGCCGGGCATCATCGAGGTGGCCGGGCCGCGGATCTCGGTCCGCCCGGTGGCCGGCCTGTCGCTGCTGCACCTCGAGCGCCCGGCCGTCAGTGGCGGTCCGCACCTGCTCAAGGCGGTTTTCGACCGGGTCCTCGCCGCCGGCCTGATCATGGTCCTGTCACCGCTGTTCATCGGTCTGACGCTCGCCGTCAAGCTGTCCAGTCCGGGACCGGTGCTGTTCCGCCAGCAACGCGTCGGCCGCGCGGGCGCGGAGTTCACCATGCTGAAGTTCCGCAGCATGTACGCCGACGCCGAGCAGCGCCTCGGCGACCTCTACGCGCTGAGCGACGGCAACGGGGTCGCGTTCAAGATGCGCGACGACCCGCGGATGACGCCGCTCGGCCGGTGGATCCGGCGGTTCTCCCTGGACGAGCTGCCGCAGCTGTTCAACGTGCTGCGCGGCGAGATGTCGCTGGTCGGTCCGCGGCCGCCGCTCGCCGAGGAGGTCGCGCTGTACGCCGCGGACGACTCCCGGCGGATGCTGGTCAAACCCGGCATGACAGGCTTGTGGCAGGTGAGCGGTCGCAGTGACCTGTCCTGGGACGAGTCGGTCCGGCTGGACCTGCGCTACGTCGACAACTGGTCGATGACGCTCGACCTGCTGATCCTCTGGAAGACGCTGCGCGCGGTGATCTACGGCTCGGGAGCTTACTGACATGACGATCGACCCCCGGTCGCCGGTGTACGTCGCGGGCCATCGCGGACTGGTCGGTTCGGCCATCTGGCGCCGGCTCGAGGCGGCCGGGTTCAGCCGGCTGATCGGCGCCTCGTCGGCCGAGCTCGACCTGCGCGACCGCGCCGCGACGACCGCGTTCCTGGCCGAGCACCGCCCGGCCGTGGTGATCGACGCCGCCGCCCGGGTCGGCGGCATCCTGGCCAACCGCGACCACCCGACCGAGTTCCTCAGCGACAACCTGCGCATCCAGGTGAACCTGATGGACGCTGCGCTGGCGGTCCGGGTGCCGCGGCTGCTGTTCCTCGGCTCGTCGTGCATCTACCCCAAGTACGCCGAGCAGCCGATCCGCGAGTCCAGCCTGCTCACCGGTGAGCTGGAGCCGACCAACGACGCGTACGCGATCGCCAAGATCGCCGGCATCAAACACGTCCAGGCCGTCCGCCGCCAGTACGGGCTGCGCTGGATCTCCGCGATGCCGACCAACCTGTACGGCCCCAACGACAACTTCGACCTGACCAGTTCGCACGTGCTGCCCGCGCTGATCCGCCGGTTCCACGACGCGTTGGTGTCCGGTGCGCCCGAGGTGGTGCTGTGGGGCAGCGGTACGCCGCGGCGCGAGTTCCTGCACGTCGACGACCTGGCCGACGCGTGCGTGCACCTGCTGGACCACTACGACGAGCCGGAGCCGATCAACGTCGGGGTCGGCGCCGACGTGACGATCCGTGAGCTGGCCGAGCTGGTCGCGAAGGTGGTCGGCTACACCGGTGCCATCAGCAACGACCTGTCCAAGCCGGACGGCACCCCGCGCAAGCTGCTCGACGTGAGCCGGCTGGCGGCGCTGGGCTGGTCGCCGTCCATCGGTCTCGACGAGGGTGTGGCCGCCACCTACGACTGGTACCTGGAGCAGCAGGCATGAAGAAGGCGTTCGTCACCGGGATCACCGGTCAGGACGGGTCCTACCTGGCCGAGCTGCTGCTGGCCAAGGGCTACGAGGTGCACGGCCTGATCCGCCGGGCGAGCACCTTCAACACCCGCCGGATCGACCACCTCTACACGGACCCGCACGAACCGGACAAACGGCTGTTCCTGCACTACGGCGACCTCACCGACGGCTCGCGCCTGGTCACGCTGCTGGCCGCGATCCAGCCCGAGGAGGTCTACCACCTGGCCGCGCAGAGCCACGTCCGGGTCAGCTTCGACGAGCCGGAGTACACCGGTGACACCACCGGGATGGGCACCACCCGGCTGCTCGAGGCGATCCGGATGATCGGGCTGAACTGCCGGTTCTACCAGGCGAGCAGCTCGGAGATGTTCGGCGCCAGCCCGCCGCCGCAGAACGAGTTGACCCCGTTCTACCCGCGCTCGCCGTACGGCGCGGCCAAGGTGTACGGGTACTGGATGACCCGCAACTACCGCGAGGCGTACGACCTGTTCGCGGTGAACGGGATCCTGTTCAACCACGAGAGCCCGCGCCGCGGCGAGACCTTCGTGACCCGCAAGATCACCCGGGCGGTGGCGCGGATCAAGCTGGGCCTGGAGAAGCGGGTGTACCTGGGCAACCTGGACGCCCGCCGCGACTGGGGCTACGCCCCGGAGTACGTCGAGGGCATGTGGCGGATGCTGCAGCACCACCAGCCGGACGACTACGTGGTGGCCACCGGGACGTCGTACTCGGTGCGCGACTTCGTGTCGCTGGCCTTCCAGCACGCGGGGCTCGACTGGGAGGAGCACGTCGACTACGACCAGCGCTACGAGCGGCCGACCGAGGTCGACTCGCTGGTCGGCGACGCGTCGAAGGCGCAGGTGGAGCTCGGCTGGAAGGCGGAGGTGCACGTGCCCGACCTGGTCCGGATCATGGTGGACGCCGACCTGGCCGCGCTGACCGAGGAGGACTGACAGGTGACCGCTGAGACGACGGGGCAGGTCGCGCGCGGCGGCACCGGCGCCGGCACCGGCTGGGACCAGCGCGTCGACGTGCTCGGCATCCACGTCAGCGTCACCGACATGGACGGCACGGTCGAGACGTTCGGCAAGTGGATCGCGGCCGGCGACCGGCAGCTGGTCTGTGTCGCCGACATGAACGCGGTGCTGCACGCACGGGCCGACGAGCAGCTGACCGAGGTGTACAACACGTCCGGCCTGACGCTGGCCGACGGGATGCCGCTGGTGTGGGCCGGCCGCAAGGCAGGGTTCGACCGGATGGCCCGGGTCTGCGGGCCCGACCTGTTCGAGCGGGTGATGGCCGAGGCCGCCGCGCGCGGCTGGTCGCAGTACTTCTACGGCGGTGCGGACGGCGTCGCCGAGAACTTGCGGGACACCTTCGTCGGCCGGCACCCGAGCCTGCGGGTGGCGGGCGTGTTCTCACCGCCGTACCGGGCGCTGACGGCCGCCGAGGACGCGGCGATCGTCGACGAGATCAACGCACGCCGTCCGGACATCGTCTGGGTCGGCCTGGGTGCTCCGAAGCAGGAGCGCTGGATGGCCGAGCACCGGGACCGGCTGGACGCCGCGATCCTGATCGGTGTCGGCGCCGCCTTCGACTTCCACACCGGCCGGCTGGACCGGGCGCCGGTCTGGATGCAGAAGTCCGGGCTGGAGTGGAGCTACCGGCTCTACAAGGAGCCGCGCCGGCTCTGGCGCCGCTACGTGCTGGGCATTCCGCGGTTCGGTGCCGGCATCCTGCGCCGGCCGCCCCGGCCGGTTTCTTGAAGCTGCGCAGGCTCGCGGGGCCGGCCGGCCGGGCCGGCTGGAGCCTGGCGGACCAGGGGCTGTCCAGCCTCAGCAACCTGGCGGTCGGCGTACTGGTCGCGCGCAGCAGCAGCGTCGCCGACTTCGGTGTCTACGCGCTCGCGTTCGGCGGCTACACGATCGCGTTGAACGTCTCCCGGGCGGTCGCGACCGAACCCCTCGGCGTCCGGTACTCCGGGCAGCGCACCCCGCAGTGGCACAAGGCGGTCCGGGCCAGTACGGCGACCGCGTTCCTGGCGGGCGTCGCGGCGATGCTGGTCGGACTGCTGATCGCGGCCTTTCCCGGGATTCCGTCGGCCGGTGTGCTGGTGGCCTTCGCGGTGACGATGCCGGGGCTGCTGCTGCAGGACGCCTGGCGGTTCGCCTTTTTCGTGGTCGGCGACGGGCGGCGGGCATTCGTCAACGACCTCGTCTGGCTGGTCGCGATGGCGGTGCTGTTCGCCGGGCTGTACGCGACCGGGACGGCGTCGGCGTTCTCGCTGACGCTGTGCTGGGGGCTGGGAGCGGTGGTCGCGGCGATCGCCGGCCGGTTCCAGGCCGGGCTGCTGCCGCGGTTGCAGCTGGTCCGCGACTGGCTGAAGGAGCACCGCGACCTCACGCCGAAGTACGTCGGTGAGATGCTCGCGGTGAGCGGCACGATCCAGGTCTACATGCTCGGCATCACCGCCGTGGCGAGCATCGTCGCGGTCTCCGGCATCCGTGGTGCGCAGGTCCTGCTCGGCCCGGTGAACGTGCTGAACCAGGGAATCCGCGCGATCGCCGTACCGGAGGCGTCCCGGGCGCTCAAGCACTCGTACCGGCGGTTGTGGCGGGTCGGCCTGGTGATCTCCGGCGGCGTCGGCGCCGGCGCGCTGGCCTGGGGCGCGATCTTCCTGCTGCTGCCGGAGGCGGTCGGCCGGGAACTGCTCGGCCCCGCCGTCTGGGCCGAGGCGAGTGCCGTGATGATCCCGGTCATCCTGCTGCAGGCCCTCGGCGCCTCCAACTCCGGCGCCTTCGCCATCCTGCGCGCCCTCGCCGCCGCCGGCCGCGGCCTGCGCGTCCGGCTGATCTCCTCCGTCGTGCTGATCACCGCCGGCATCACCGGAGCCGCCCTCGGCGGACCTCTGGGCGCCGCCTGGGGCCTGGCCTCCGCAGCCTTCTGCACCCTGCTCCTGTGGTGGTACGAAGCCCACCAAGCCCTCACCACCCACCGCCGCACCAACTCACCGACCCCGGGCTGACGCTCGGGGTTCCACCGACCGCGGTGCCGTGCTTGGCTGCCCCCATGAGTGCCACGACGGTTCTGGGATTCGCGCTGGCCTGCGTACTGCTCAACCTCGTGCCGGGCCCCGGCATGATGTTCATCGTCGCGCACGGCCTCGGCGGCGGCCGCCGAGCCGGCGTGACGGCCGCGCTCGGCATGGCCTCGGGCACGGTCGTGCACACCGTGGTCGCAGCGCTCGGGCTGAGTGCGCTGCTCCAGGCCGCGCCGTTCGCCTTGGAACTGGTGCGCGTCGGGGGAGCGGTGTTCCTGCTGTACCTGGCCGTCAGTGCGTTCCGTTCGGCACGAGCGGCGGCAGCGCTCACCGCACCGCCGAGGAAGTCGCTGCGCCGGACCTACCTGTCCGCCGTACTGACAAACCTGGCGAACCCGAAGGTCGTGCTGTTCTACCTCGCGTTCCTGCCGCAGTTCCTGACCGCCGGCGGGTGGCCCGGCCCGGTGCAGATCCTGCTGCTGGGCGCGGTGCTGGTGCTGATCGGGCTGGTGATGGACTGCGGCGTCGGGGTCGCGGCCGGCGCGTTGTCCGCGGTGCTGGTTCGCCGGCCGGGCTTCGAGCGAGGGCTCAAGCGGGTGGCGGGTGCGGTGTTCGGCGGTCTGGCGGTGCGGTTGTTGCTTGACGCGCGGTGACTGGGGACGGACGGACCACGGCCCGGGGCGTCTGGGACGCCCCGGGCCGTGGGGTGGATCAGTGGGGGTGCGGCGAGGTCACCTGACCGTGACGGGGGCCGAGGTGGCGGACTTGACGACGCTGGCGCCGTCGAGGACCTCGACGCGGTAGCTGACCGTCTGGCCGCTCTTCGCGCCGGTGTCGGTGTAGGTGACCAGCTGCGAGGCCTGCCACTTGTAGGTGTTGCGGTTCCACATGCCGACCAGGCGGCTGCCCTGGTACAGCTTGTACGTCAGGGTGATGTTGTCGGGGTCGACGACGGTACGGAACGACAGGCCGACCTTGCCGGTCACCGGGCTCTTCGCCGCGGGGGCGGCCGGGGCCGGGGCCTTCGCGCCGGGTGCGGCGTTGGTGAACCGGGTGACGCCCTGCTGGCCGTAACCGTTGACCTTGAGGAAGTCGCCGCCGACCCACAGGTCGGTGGCCGTGCCCGCCATCGCCAGCGGTCCGACCTTGGTTGTGCTGTTCGGGTCGGCGTCGGTGTTCGGGAACCACGGACCGAGCCGGCCGTTGCCGCTGCTGTGCGCCAGCAGGAAGTGCGTACCGGTCCCGTCGGTGAAGTAGTTCGGGTCGTCGGCGCTGCAGTCGTGCGCGTGCGAGCCCTTGTAGACCCAGCTGCCGATCGCCTTGACCGCCTCGGTCGCGCCCAGGCACTTGCTCTGCCACAGCAGCTTGCCGGTGGCGATGTCCGCGGCCAGCACGCCGTCGTAGCAGCCGCGGCCGTCACCGCCGTTGGCGACGAAGACCTTCGAGCCGTAGGTGTCGATGTCCTTCACCCGGGTGGTGCACAGCGCCGTCGGCTGCGGGATCGCGGCCGCGGCCGGCATCGCGAACGGGATGCCGGTGGAGTTGTTCAGCGCCACCAGCGTGTTGTGGCGCTGGCCGCGGACGCTGGTGAACGGGCCGCCGGCGTACACCTTGGTGCCGTTGTCGGCGACGTCGATCGCGTACACGTCGTCGTTGGCGTTGGGGTTCCAGGGCATCACCAGGCCGCCGTTGAGCGTCAGCGCGGCGAGCCGGTTGCGCGGCGTCTCGTACAGCTTGCGGCCGGAGCCGCCGACCCCGCCGAACGAGCCACCGATGAAGACGCTGTTGCCGTAGATTGCGACCGCCTTCACCCGCGAGTTCACCGACGGGCGGAAGCTGGACAGCGCGCCGGTGGCGGCGTTGAACATCGCGATCCGGTTGCGGGGCTGGCCGTTGACCGTGGTGAAGTCCCCACCGACCACGATCCACTTCTGGTCCAGCGACGTCGCGATGCTCCAGACGGTGCCGTTCAGCTTCGGCGCGAAGCTCGACGCGGCGCCGGTGCTGCGGCTGAACGCGGCCAGGTACGTCCGGACCGCCTCGCCCTGCCCGGCCGGCTTGCCCGGCGGCCGAACCCGGGTGAACCGGCCGCCCACGAACACGGTGTTGCCCGCGATGGCGATCGCGTTCACCGGCGCGTTGGTCTGCCAGGAGCTCTGCCGCACCGCCGAGACGGCGGTGCCGAAGCCGGACCCGGCGGCCACCACCGGTGCACCGGGCGGGATCAGCGCCACGGCCACGACGGCCCCGGCGGTGAGTAGTACCAGAACGAGCTTTTTCATCAATGTCCTCAGAAACTGGGCGGGCGGGCCTGCAGTGCACGCGAAATCTAGCCGGGGGGAGGTTCTCCAGGAAGGCGAGCTCCCCCCAGCGTTATGACGTTGTGCTATATCCGGCTGACTGTCCGCTCAGCGGGCGTCGTAATGGGCCTGGACCTGCCCTGCGTCGAGCGCGTACGGGTAGACCGCCGCCTCGTCGATCACCATCCCGGTCTGGGTGGCGCCACCGCCGGCCCAGCTGCTGATGTTGTCGTAGCCGACGCGCCACCAGCCGTAGTACAGGGCGGCCGTTCCGACCGTCTGGCTGCCCGCCAGCACCCCGTCGACGTACAGCTTCATGGCGCCGTTGTCGTAGGTGCCCACGACGTGGTGCCACTGGCTGTCGTTCTTGCCGGAGGTGCTGGTCAGGGTGCGCTGGCTGCCGTCGTTGACGCCGAAGATGATCGCGCCGTTGCTGCGCAGGTAGAGCATCCGGTCGCCGCCGCCGGAGGAGTTGCCCGTCCGGGAGCCGCCGAAGCCGATGATCCGGCCGCCGCGCAGCGAGCTCTGCTTCACCCACGCCTCGACGGTGAACTGCTGCGGCATCGAGAACCCCTTCTCGCCGACCATCCGGCCCGACGAGGTGGTGGTCGCCGCGGTGTTGCCGGCGATCGCTCCGGCGGTGCCGAGCGTGACTCCGGTATAGGTGCCGTTGTTGCTCTGGCCGGAGGCGTCCACCGACGTGGTCGTGCCGGAGGCCTCACCGAGCCGCCAGAACGCCTGCGGGCCGTCGGCCTTCAGCAGTTCGTCGTACGCCGTGGCGGTGGTGCCCGCGACCGTGATGGGGTCGGAGTAGTTGCCGCGCACCGTCGTCGTGCCGTCGGTGACCTCGACCCGGTAGTTGGTCACCTCGCCCGGGGTGACGGCGGTGTCGGTGTAGTGCAGCCACGGGCGCTCCCACGGCGTGGAGGTCGCGGTCCAGGTGGCGATCGTGGTGTTGCTGAATCCCTTCAGCAGCCGGTAGGTCAGCGTGCTGTCGTCGTTGTCCACCACGGTCGGGAAGTGGATCTTCACCTCACCCGGCTTGACGCTGTAGGGCTGCAGCTTGGCCGGCTTGGCCGGAGCCGCACCGGGCGCGGTGTTGGTGAAGCGGGTCAGGCCCTGCTGGCCGACGCCGTTGGTGGTGGTGAAGTCGCCGCCGACCCACAGGTCCGAGCCGCCGGACGCGAACGCGAGCGGGCCGACCTCGGTGGGCGCCCCGGCGTTGGTGTTCGGGAACCAGGGACCGATCGAGCCGTCGGTCAGCGACTCGGTGAGCAGGAAGCGGTAGCCGAAGCCCTGCGGGAAGCCGCCGGCGCCGTTGTAGGCGCAGTCGTGGGCGTGCGAACCCTTGTACAGCCAGCCGTTGACGACCTTGACCGCCTCGGTGGCGCCCAGGCACTGGTTCTTCCACTTCAGCACACCGGTCGCGATGTCCGCGGCCCAGGTGCCGTCGAAGCAACCGACGCCGTCGCCACCGTTGCCGAAGTACACCGTGTCGCCGCTGGCGTCGATCGTCTTCACCCGGGTGGTGCAGGTGCCGTTCGGCGGCGGGACCGCCGAGGCGGCCGGGAACGGCAGCACCGCGCCGGTCGCCGGGTCCAGGCTGGACACGGTGTTCTGGCTGGTGCCGTTGACCGTGCTGAACTGGCCGCCGGCGTAGACCTTCGACCCGTCGTCGGCCGCCTCCACGGCGTACACGTCGCCGTCGGTGGCCGGTGCCCACGGCAACAGCGTGCCGGCGGTCGCGCTGACGGCGGCGAGCCGGAGCCGCTCCTGGCCGTTGACCAGGCCGAACGAGCCGCCGAAGTACACGGTGCCGCCGGCCACCGCGATGGTCTTGACCCGGTAGGAGACCGAGGGCTTCCAGTCCGGCAGCAGCGCGCCGGTGGCGGTGTCGAAGGCGGCGATCCGGTTGCGGGTGACGCCGTTGACGGTGGTGAAGTCGCCGCCGACGAAGATCCGCGAGCCGTCCGGCGACGCCGCGACGGCGTACACCTGGCCGTTCAGGACCGGGGTGAACGAGGTGACCAGGTCACCGGTGGCGGCGTCGAAGGCGGCGAGGTAGGCCTGGCCGACCTCGTTGGTGCCCAGCGGCGAGCCGGGCGGGCGCACGCTGGTGAACCGGCCACCGGCGTAGGCCTTGCCGGCCGCGACGGCCAGGCCCTGCACGCTCGCGTTGGTCTGCCAGACCGGACTGTCGACGGCCGACAGCGACGCGCTGATGCTTTGAGCCGGTGTCGGCGCGAGCACCGCGGTCAGCAGAACGCCGACGACTCCCAGGCGCGCGAACAGCCATCTTCTTCTCATGCTGCGGTGTCCCCCCTCGGACCGGCGCCCGGTCCGGGCGCCGCGGATAGAACCAAATCTCGTCCGTACTGGTCGTTCCCCCGGAGAGAAGAGTAGGCCACACAAAGTGACGCCGGTCCAGCCGGTGCGGGCGAACCTGTGGACAATTCCTGGCGACGGTGACGGTGCGTGAGCGTGGCCGGCAGCCGGTGCCGGGCCGCTGCCGGGGTGGTTTCACCGTGCCGGTGATGCCGATATCCTGTGCCCGGCACAAGCTCGGTCACCAAGGGTGAGGTCACCCGGCCGGTCAGGACGGCGCCGATCGGAGATGGGGAACCGGATGGAACCGGGCACAGTGGTCTGGCGCGACACCGCGCAGGCACTGCTACGCCACAAGTGGCTGATCCTGGGCTGCGTGCTGCTCGGTATCGCCGGCGCCGCCGTGTTCTCGCTGGTGCAGACCCAGCGCTGGACGGCGTCCAGCCAGGTCGTGATCGGGCCGGCCGTGCCGCCCGCGCTGGTCGGCAAGCTGCCGACCGGGGCGGACAAGACCGGCCCGCTCGGGATGGACCTGCCGGCCGAGACGCAGGCCCGGGTGATGTCCAGCCCGGCGCTGCTGCGCTCGGTGGCCAAGTCGCTGGGGATGCCGACCAGCGACGAGTCGGCCCAGTCGCTGGCCTCGGTCACCCGGGTCAAGGCGGTCACCGACAACGCGTACCTGATCACCATCGACGGCCCGACCGCGGACGAGGCGGTCCGCCGGGCGAACGCGATCGGCCGGATCTACCTGGCCCAGCGCAACAACGAGGCCAAGGCGTTGCTGACCACGCTGGCCGGCCAGGCGCAGGACCGGTCCCGGACCGCCGCCGCCCAGTCCCGCACGCTGGTCAGCCAGATCTCCGAGGCGATCGCCCGGGGCGACACCCAGACGGCGGCCGCCCTGCGCGACCAGCGGGTCGGCCTGGCCACCGAGGCGCGCCAGGCCGCCGACGAGGCGTCGGCGATGCGCAAGGCGCTGTCCGGGATCGGCACCGGCAGCGAGCTGGTCAGTCCGGCGACCAAGGAGACCGCGACCTCGTCGCCGCTGGTGCTGCGCGACATCACCGTCGGCGGCATTCTCGGGCTGGTGCTCGGCTTCGGTCTGGCCCTGCTCAGCACCCACCTCAGCCCGTTCGTGCTCACCCGCGACCAGGCGGCCCGCGCAGCCGGCGCACCGGTGATCACCGCGTCCATCGGCCGGCGCCGGTTCTGGCGCCGGGCAGCCCCGCACCTGCCGCCGTCCGAGCTGACCGCGCTCGGCGCCGAGGCGAGCGGCGCCCTGGCCCGGCGCGAGCTGAATCCCCGCGGAATCGGGGCGAGCGGCGCCGGCGCCCTGCTGGTGGTGTCGGCCTCGCCGACGCCCAACTCGGCCGGCATCGCGCTGGCGATGGCCGAGGCGAGTGCCCGGGACGGCCGCGAGACGCTGCTCGTGCTCGCCGACCTCGGCGGTACGCCGGTGCTGTCGCACGTCACCGACCACGAGGGGCTGACCGACCTGGTCGCCGAGCCGGCCCCGACCCGCGCGGTCCGGGCCCGCAAACTGTTCCGTCCCGGCACGGTCGCCGACCTGTACGTGCTGCCGCCCGGTCTGAGCGACGACGAGTCGGCGCTCGCGATCGGCCCGTCGCTGGTGCCCGGCATCGTGGCGGACCTGCCGCCGGGCTACTCCGTCGTCATCCACGGTCCCGCCTCGGTCGGCCGGCACGGCATCACCCCGCTGGCCGCCGCGGTGGACGCCTCGATCCTGGTGGTCCAGGTCGGCCACGACAAGGACACCGACGTCAGCCGGCTGACCGCCGCCCTGGCGTTCGCCGGCGCCCCGGTGCTGGGCGTCGTCCTGATCGGCGCGTCCCAGCACGACGAGACGCTCGGCATCCCGGTGAACTTCAAGCCGGCCGACGCGCCGACCCTGCCGATGCGCTGACGTGCGCCCGACGACGTGGGCGGCGCCGCCGGTGCCGGGCAGCACGCCGGAGATCCAGAAGCCGGCCGTCTTCTGGCTGGTGCTGTGGTGCCTGCTGGTGCTCGGGGTGCAGCCGTGGTCGTCGCGGGCCGCCGCGCCGCAGGGCACCACCGGCTCGACGAACAGCCTGATGAAGGGCGTGCTGCTCGGCGCGATCTTCCTGATCGTGCTGGCGGCGACCCGGCCCGGCTTCCGGACCCGGATCAGTCCGGTCACCAACCTGTACGTGATCTACGTGCTGTTCGCGACCGCCACCGGGTTCCTGCTCGCCGATCCGGTCGGCCCGCTGCTGCGCCTGGCGCGGCTGCTGATAGGTCTGGTGCTG from Kribbella flavida DSM 17836 harbors:
- a CDS encoding LamG-like jellyroll fold domain-containing protein, with the protein product MRRRWLFARLGVVGVLLTAVLAPTPAQSISASLSAVDSPVWQTNASVQGLAVAAGKAYAGGRFTSVRPPGSPLGTNEVGQAYLAAFDAATGDLVTSFTPVLNGQVYAVAASPDGSRIFVGGDFTTVNGVTRNRIAAFDTATGALLPDWKPSVSYRVKTIAVAGGTVYFGGSFGLVNGQERLRLAAVSATAGTLLPWAPATDGDVYAVEAADDGSKVYAGGQFSTVNGTSQNTVSSLDPATGAVLPFPAASAVPPPNGTCTTRVKTIDASGDTVYFGNGGDGVGCFDGTWAADIATGVLKWKNQCLGATEAVKVVNGWLYKGSHAHDCAYNGAGGFPQGFGYRFLLTESLTDGSIGPWFPNTNAGAPTEVGPLAFASGGSDLWVGGDFTTTNGVGQQGLTRFTNTAPGAAPAKPAKLQPYSVKPGEVKIHFPTVVDNDDSTLTYRLLKGFSNTTIATWTATSTPWERPWLHYTDTAVTPGEVTNYRVEVTDGTTTVRGNYSDPITVAGTTATAYDELLKADGPQAFWRLGEASGTTTSVDASGQSNNGTYTGVTLGTAGAIAGNTAATTTSSGRMVGEKGFSMPQQFTVEAWVKQSSLRGGRIIGFGGSRTGNSSGGGDRMLYLRSNGAIIFGVNDGSQRTLTSTSGKNDSQWHHVVGTYDNGAMKLYVDGVLAGSQTVGTAALYYGWWRVGYDNISSWAGGGATQTGMVIDEAAVYPYALDAGQVQAHYDAR
- a CDS encoding Wzz/FepE/Etk N-terminal domain-containing protein, whose product is MEPGTVVWRDTAQALLRHKWLILGCVLLGIAGAAVFSLVQTQRWTASSQVVIGPAVPPALVGKLPTGADKTGPLGMDLPAETQARVMSSPALLRSVAKSLGMPTSDESAQSLASVTRVKAVTDNAYLITIDGPTADEAVRRANAIGRIYLAQRNNEAKALLTTLAGQAQDRSRTAAAQSRTLVSQISEAIARGDTQTAAALRDQRVGLATEARQAADEASAMRKALSGIGTGSELVSPATKETATSSPLVLRDITVGGILGLVLGFGLALLSTHLSPFVLTRDQAARAAGAPVITASIGRRRFWRRAAPHLPPSELTALGAEASGALARRELNPRGIGASGAGALLVVSASPTPNSAGIALAMAEASARDGRETLLVLADLGGTPVLSHVTDHEGLTDLVAEPAPTRAVRARKLFRPGTVADLYVLPPGLSDDESALAIGPSLVPGIVADLPPGYSVVIHGPASVGRHGITPLAAAVDASILVVQVGHDKDTDVSRLTAALAFAGAPVLGVVLIGASQHDETLGIPVNFKPADAPTLPMR